AGGTCCGCCAGCCAGAACTTTTCGATGAAGGTCCAGTCTTTGGCGAGCAGCACCAGGATGCCGCCCGAGTAATGGGTACGCAACTGCTCCAGGACACACGATTGGTACTGGGCATGGGAGCGGATGGATGGTAACATACGGGGTGAACTACCCCTTTCGGCGAAGGATAGAGTGGGCTAGACTCTTCGTCGCGATTATTGGGGTAGTTTTCAAATGTCAAGTGTTTTTGTGGGATTTTACGCTATTTTTCGCCACAAATCGAAGTAGAATTTCCAGTTCCCTGCCCTAAGCAGGCAAGGAAGCCCCGTTCATGGTGGAGGGCACGGCAACATCCTACGGACAAGAATCCCAGGAGAATCAACGAAGATCGAATGCCGAGAGGCTATCATAGCTAAAGGAGGCTACTGAAAAACTTACGGTTTTGCTGAAACAGCTAAAAAAGGAGTGATAAAAGACGAACCCATTCTGGTTTTTGAAGTATGGTCGTCTTTCCGTTGTCTAAGCAGGCAGGTAAGAATGATTTTTTACTTGATCAGTTTCAATATTTTTTTAAATTGACGGTGAATATGGCCATGGCGCCTTATAACTCCATGCCAACAAGACCTGAAGATGACGCTACGTCATACCTGTGTCTGTGTTTCAGTTCTCTGTCCTTTGCTTCAATTTTGTAGCGGCCTTTCGCTTTGAAGTACTCACTTTCCTGGAACACCATCTGTTCTGCGTGCTCGATCAATTTAATCGTCACTGAGTATGATTTACTTTTTGCTCCTTCAGTGTAGCATCCCTCTTTCAACAGTATTTTTTTACATATTTTAATAAAAAGTAGTATATAATGGCTTGGTTTTTACCTATGCCATGCTTTCCAGATCGCCATATGTCCGGCTTTGCATACATACATGCCCGTATCTTTATTGAACTGAAATTCATCTTCTTTCTTGCGTTCCCTTTGCGTGATGGGTGGATTTAATTTAGCAACCAGTTCCATGTCATTGTCGTGGCTATACTTTATATTTTATTTTTTCGAGTAAGCAGTATCCCCGATGACCGTCGTGACAACAGCCACTGTCATCAGCCGTTCCACGGTCATGGGATATGCGTTTTGTATACAAAGAACGAGGAATTTGCGCTCTCTTGACCCACCTTTGCATCCTAGTCTTCTGAGATTTGAAGCTACTCTAAGTCATCCACAACCGTTTCTTTCAATAGATTAAGCGGTTCTTGGACCTTAGAAAGTTGACAGACGCCACCTTCCGATTCGAGTACGGCAATTAATTTTAATAGTGATCGATTCCTGATTATATCGGGCTTTCGTATGGGTCGCATCGATGATCATCGCCTTGCTTTTGATCATGCCATTTTCAATTGTGATTTCAACGGTCTTATGGATCAGCCTATAAAGCAAGTTCAGACCCTTTAGCCGTAACTTTCAAATCTTGGTTAAGGAGCTCGATTCAAACACGGAGTCTTCATCCGCCATGTGAAGAAAACATTTGAATGACATGTCATATTTATTTCGCTCGACGATGTCCACGTCGGACAACATAAAGGTCGCCTTTAAGAGCAAAAACTTGAACATCCGAATCAGATCAATGGGCTTTTGGCAAGAATCCAGACAGTAGTGCTTCTTAAACTCATCGTGACCACTCCCTATGCCTTTAGGCATGGGGAGTGGTCACAAGAAATGTCACAAAGAGCATCTTAGAAAACCCGGAATCCCAACTATCTTGATAAGCATGGAGTTGGCAACTGCATAGTCGTCGGTGTGGTAGCCTGCAATATGGTGATACACCTTCTGCAGTACTACTACGTCACTATTCGAATGATCTCGATGCAAAACACAAGCAGACAACCCTATGATCTGATCACATTCCTTGTAGAGAGATAACCTAGCGTATGTGGACAAGTCACCGCCGTCGAAATTCACTTTCAACCCTGGGTTGAAGTCTATAATGAATTCTTGTACGCTGTTCATGAGAAGAACCCCGTAGGTGTTTCGATTCGATATTTCAACACGACTAAAGGTTGAGGTCTTTTCTACCATCACGTCATCTTTTAGGGGGAATTGGCCAATTTCCAATGGATCCTCGCACTGCATACTTTCGTCGTCTCTTCAAGATCATGCTATGAATTTTTCAAATAGGATTATTTAAAATAAACGTAATATAGGTTAGGGGATCTTGCATTGTCATCCATGATTGCACCAGCTCGTCCTAAACAGTCACCATTGCAACGCTGGCTAATCCATCCGTATCGTGAACCCATCATTGTTGGTTTACTTGCCATCTTAATCGGAGTGATCGGTGGACTAGGGGCTATTTTATTTAGGGGTATGATTCATTTATTTGCATCATGGTTTTCTATGATACCTGTCACACATTCTCCACTGCGCGCCTTAATTCCAGCTTTAGGGTTATTGCTTGTTGGACTCATTACACATTTTTTTGCAAAAGAAGTCAAAGGCCACGGAGTACCACAATTACTAGAATCGCTTGCTTTGCGTGGCGGCAAGATTCGTCCGCGTGTCGCATTTTTTGGCATAATAGCACCTGCAATCACGCTTGGTGCAGGTGGATCCGTGGGACGAGAAGGTCCGATTGCGCTAATCGGTGGCGCTTTTGGTTCGATTCTTGGACAACGGCTACGGCTCTCCGATAAGTATATTTCCCTTCTCTTAGCATCAGGGGCAGCAGCAGGCATTGCGGCGACATTTAATGCGCCGATTGCAGGCGGTTTTTTTGGCTTAGAAATTATATTAGGCAGTTATGCGATGGGGGCTATTATGCCCGTATTTTTAGCTGCAGTTACAGGGTCTACAGTTTTTGATGCAATCATGGGGAATCACCCCGTGTTACAAACGACACCCTACCCTGTGATTCATCCAATAGCCCTCTTGTTTATGATTATCCTTGGCTTACTGGCTGGAACACTTGGTATTGCCTATTCTAAAGGATTGACCTTTTCGGAAGATTTATTAGAGCGTTGGCGTGTACCCTTTTGGGTAAAAAACATTACAGGCGGGGCACTCGTAGGAGTACTTGGCTTACTGGCACCTGAAGTCCTAGGCGTTGGGTATCCCTCGATCCATTTGGCACTCGGTGGGCAATTAGCCATTGGAACCATTCTTCTTCTGTTTGTATTGAAATATGTAGCGACACTCACTACGGTTGGGTCCGGTGGTTCTGGGGGTGTCTTTGCACCCTCGCTCTTTCTTGGTGCGATGCTCGGTGCGTTATATGGTGATGTATTGCGATTCATGGTTCCTGGGTTGATTCCGCATCCAGAAATCTATGCCATTGCAGGTATGGGTGCCATATTTGCTGCGGCTGCTCAAGCTCCATTTGTATCCATTACGATCTTACTCGAGGTCACCGGAGATTATCAGTTGACCCCTGTTGTCATGGCTGCCTGTGTGACAGCTTTTGTAGTCCATGGATTACTTACGCGTGACTCTATGTATACAGTAAAGCTTTCACGACTGGGGATAAACATCTTACGTGGCAATGAGGTGCGACCCACAGAGCGTATCTCTGTGCAACAAGCCATGGAGCCGTTGGCCGCTCATTTTTCTTCTGACGACACACTAGTAGAAGCGTATCACGGAGTAAACCTGTCGCGCGATCATGTAGCTGTTATTACAGATCATCGACAACAATTACAGGGAATTATGACGCTTGAAACCTTGCGCTCCTATGCTGAAAGTATGCCGCTGACGACTCCTTTATCCATGCTTGATTTTTCTGTCCTGCCTGTCATCGTGCAAAGCGCTACTCTAGAAGAAGCGATGCGTCTTTTTTCGTTGCATGATGTTACCTTATTGCCCGTAGTAGATGATCGCACAAATGAAGTTGTGGGAACGCTCACTCAGCGCGATGTCGTTCGTGCGTATAGTGCTTATACGTTGTATTCGACTGAATCCAACGCTAAAGTACAGCAGTTAAAGGATTATACTGGAGATGTGGGGCAGTTTGTGAGTATCCCATTAAAGCATTCGAGTCCGATTGTCGAGAGTCCATTATCTGAAATAAGTATACCTAAACAGGCTGTCATTGTTTCTGTGAAACGAGGAGGAGAAGTGGTTGTCCCACATGGGAATACAGTGTTGAAGCCGGGGGATGAGTTATTGGTCTTTATTTCTCCACTCTCTGAAGTGGACCTTGTCCTCGCACAAATTCATGGGGCTGTTCTCCTGTAAAGGGAGGGAGAAACACCATCATCAAGCATAAAAGCATTCGTTGCATCACATGCTAGCTCCGAAGATCATCATTTGTAGGAGGAGCTTGGATGCAACGGAGTAAACAGAGTATGCT
This window of the Sulfoacidibacillus ferrooxidans genome carries:
- a CDS encoding chloride channel protein: MIAPARPKQSPLQRWLIHPYREPIIVGLLAILIGVIGGLGAILFRGMIHLFASWFSMIPVTHSPLRALIPALGLLLVGLITHFFAKEVKGHGVPQLLESLALRGGKIRPRVAFFGIIAPAITLGAGGSVGREGPIALIGGAFGSILGQRLRLSDKYISLLLASGAAAGIAATFNAPIAGGFFGLEIILGSYAMGAIMPVFLAAVTGSTVFDAIMGNHPVLQTTPYPVIHPIALLFMIILGLLAGTLGIAYSKGLTFSEDLLERWRVPFWVKNITGGALVGVLGLLAPEVLGVGYPSIHLALGGQLAIGTILLLFVLKYVATLTTVGSGGSGGVFAPSLFLGAMLGALYGDVLRFMVPGLIPHPEIYAIAGMGAIFAAAAQAPFVSITILLEVTGDYQLTPVVMAACVTAFVVHGLLTRDSMYTVKLSRLGINILRGNEVRPTERISVQQAMEPLAAHFSSDDTLVEAYHGVNLSRDHVAVITDHRQQLQGIMTLETLRSYAESMPLTTPLSMLDFSVLPVIVQSATLEEAMRLFSLHDVTLLPVVDDRTNEVVGTLTQRDVVRAYSAYTLYSTESNAKVQQLKDYTGDVGQFVSIPLKHSSPIVESPLSEISIPKQAVIVSVKRGGEVVVPHGNTVLKPGDELLVFISPLSEVDLVLAQIHGAVLL